The genomic window ACGTTCGTTTGAACGCGCATCGCGTGATTTTCACTAACCATTTGAATGACTGGAAGTAACTTGTGCAATCGTTGTTTCGTTTTCGCAGATACGAATACAATAGGTGCATAGTCTAGAAATTGGAAATGATCACGAATTTTTTTCTCAAATTCGTTCATCGTCTTTTCATCTTTTTCAATCGCGTCCCATTTATTCACAACGATCACGACACCACGACCCGCTTCATGCGCATATCCTGCAATTTTTTTATCTTGTTCAATAATTCCTTCTTCTGCGTTAATGACGACAAGCACAACATCGGAGCGCTCAATCGCTTTTAACGCGCGCAACACACTATATTTTTCGGTGCTTTCATACACTTTTCCTCTTTTGCGCATCCCTGCTGTATCAATAATGACATATTCTTGCCCGTCGCGCTTAAATGTCGTATCGATCGCATCGCGCGTCGTTCCTGCCATATCGCTCACAATGACCCGTTCTTCACCTAAAATGGCGTTCACAAGCGAGGATTTCCCGACATTTGGACGACCAATTAAACAAAACTTAATGACATCCGCGTCGTATTGTTCCGTTTCGCGCTTTGGAAAATGGGCAACGACGGCATCTAACAAATCTCCGATCCCTAATCCATGCGTACCGGAAATCGGAATCGGCTCTCCGAATCCAAGCGTATAAAAATCGTAAATGTTTTCACGCATGTCTGGATTATCAATTTTGTTTACCGCCAAAACGACTGGCTTATTGGAACGATATAAAATTTTCGCCACTTCTTCATCTGCTGCTGTGACACCGTCCCGACCATTTGTCATGAAGATGATCACATCCGCTTCATCGATCGCAATTTCCGCTTGTTGACGAATTTGCGTTAATAGCGGCTCATCACCAATGTCAATGCCGCCTGTATCAATAATGTTAAACGTTGTATTTAACCATTCTGCGCTACTATAAATTCGGTCGCGTGTCACTCCCGGTATATCTTCTACAATCGAAATGCGTTCCCCGACAATGCGGTTAAAAATCGTCGACTTTCCGACGTTTGGACGACCAACGATTGCTACAACTGGTTTCGTCATATTCTCACACTCCTTCACTAAAATTCGAAACCCGAACAAAAAAGAAGCCCTTCGACTGAAGGGTCTAGCTTTCCCATTTTATCAAAAAAATCAATGTTTCACAATAATGAGCAAATCGTCGCTTAGCGCATGGGCAATCCCGTCTAAAATCGCTTCTAAATTCGCTGCGATTCGTTGCATTTCTTCATCGTTTTCACAAACGAACGTGACGCCACCAGCTACTTTATGTGGCGACGTTGTAATGACCGCTAAAATCATTTTTTCTACAGTCATCGTAACACCCTCCCCGCTTGATTCGTTTCAGATTTCGTCGGCATGCGAATCGCATTTTCTAACGTCGGTACATTGCGAATGATCGCTTTTGCTTTTTCAACATCTTTTTCTTGAGGCAAAATAAAAATACCAACTCGCCCATCATCTAAATCGCGTTTCGCAAGCGGCACAAGCGCCGGTGTGCCTGAATCGCGGTATACGCCTAATGCCGTTGAAATGTCGTGTAAAATCGCTTGACGTTGTCCGAGATTAGCAATTGTTGAGCGAGCGTTAAAGTTTTTCGGTTTTAAAATAAATCCCATGCCATACCGTAAAATTTCTTCTCGCCGCGCTTCTAAACCGATGTTCATAATATAAATATTGTCAACGTATAATCCCGCTCCTTTGAAATGCGGCTTCACGTATTCTACGTCAACAATATCGCCGAGCCGGCTACCAGACATCAGTTTACGAGCAACGATAAAGGCAATCGCTGCCGCAACAATTCCAAGCCATATATTCCAAACTAAATAAGCGAACGTGCTTAAGAATGACGCGAAAATAACTAAATAGTTTCTTCCTTCAAAAACAATCGCAATTCCTTCAATATACGTTTTTCCGCGTGGGACGAGTTCATACTGATCAAGCTCATTTAACGTATTTCGCTCCATATTGCGCACATCGCGAAACTGTGAGGCGGCGAGTGCTAAAAATGTAATGGCAGCAAACTCTTTTTCCATAATGGCAGGCACTGCAATCGTCCCAAGCCCTGCAGCAATAAAACCTAAAGCAATATGAATAATTTTCCCATGTAAATATGTCGGATATTGGCGATAATCTGTTTTTAATAAGTATAATCTCGTTAACACACCAACGGTTACACCAAATAAAATGGGATACGTATATTCGTTCACGTATTAGCCTCCTTTGCTCGCTTTTGAAATCGTGCATCGATATATATCGGTAACTGTTCGAGCCATTTCCATAAAAATAAACATACGGTTGCTAACGCCCATCCATCTAAAAAGGAAAGGGAACCAATCGAATGTGGAAAAGAAAATTGTTTTAACACAAACGCATACAAAAAATCACCTTGACAGCATCCGACCGTCAAAACAAGTAAACGTTCATAAAATGATCGATATAGCGCAAATGAAGCAAACAAAAGCGCAAATGCAAGCAACCATGTCGCTTCAGCAAACACCCAAACCGGATCGAACAATAATAAAAAATGAAACGCAGCATACAACATCGTGACACTCGCACTGGCAAAGGAAAAATAAATAAATGCTGTTCCTGTTTGTTTCATGACAAAAGAGTAACTAACAATCAACATCAGTATGTAAGCCAATGAAATGTGAAACGAATAAATCGTTATCTCATACACAGATAGCGTAATTAACAATAAACTATATAGGCAAATGCGTAAACGAACATGATTTTTCGGAGCGAAAAACGTATAAACAATCCATAAAAACCAAGAAAGCCAATAAAAATAACCTCCTTCCAACCATAACACCTCCACTTTCCATTATGTCTTATTTTTAAAAATTTAATCTTTGTATGCGAAAAAAGGGAATGGAGAAAATAAAGGACTAAGGAGGGATGAAAATGGGGAAAGATCGCCAAGAAAAAAAATTAAAGCAATCGCGTCGCGTCGAGTCCGATCGAGATCCAGCAAAAAATTTTAAAGGAAGTACAAAAACAGAACAGTAAATATAAACATAGGAAAAGGTGTCCTCGTTTTCTCGGACACCTTTTTTCCGTTATCGTTGGCTATATCGGGTCGTTTCAATGCCACGCTCCCGCAACCAATGATATGTTGCTCCCGTCACGACGAGCGGAACGTTTTGCAAATCAGCAATCGTTCGAGTGCCAAGCGCGGTCATGATGAGTGTTAAATCTTCGTGCAACTGATGAATTTCGGCAATTAACGCTTCCACTCCTTGCTCGATCAGAAGGCGCAACATATAGCCAGCCATTCCTACCGCGGAAGCGCCGAGTGCAATACATTTCGCCACATCAAGCGCATTTTGCACCCCTCCGCTTCCAATAATACGAATGCGTTGAACTTCCGCTGCTACTTCCGCAATAGATGCCGTCGTCGTGATTCCCCACTCGTTAAAATAAGCGAGCTGTTTTTCGCGTCGCTTGTTTTCAATTTGCGCAAAATTTGTGCCTCCAAAACCTCCGACATCAACGGCACATACCCCTACGTTTTCTAACTGTCGCGCCGTTTCTTTACTCATTCCAAATCCGACTTCTTTTACGATAACAGGTACATCAACAGCAGACACAATTTGTTCAATGCGTGAAAGAGCTCCACAAAAATTGCGATCGCCTTCAGGCATAACGAGCTCTTGAACGACGTTTAAATGAATTTGAAGGGCATTCGCCTCGATCATATCGATCGCTCGTTTTGCTTGTTCAACCGTTGCTTCGCTACCTAAGTTGGCAAATACAATGCCACGTTTATTGACTTGACGAATAATTGTAAACGATTGTCGCTCTCGTTCATCTTTTAAAGCGGCCATTTGTGAACCAACAGCCATCGCAATGCCGCATTCGTTCGCAACATAAGCGAGCTGCTCGTTAATTTTTGTCGTTTCTTCGCCTCCGCCACCTGTCATCGCATTAATAAAAATCGGCGAACGGAAAGAAAGTTCGCCGATTTTTGTTTGTAAGTCGATATGAGCAGTGGAAATATTCGGCAAGCTATTATGCACAAACGTAATATCTTCAAACCCGTGCAAGCGACGTTGCCCCGTTGAGAGCGCATATTCAATATGTTGTAGTTTTCGTTTTGCACGTTCCACTGCCATCACCGTTTATTTTAATTTTTTTAACTGTTCTCCGATGACTTCACCAATTTGAAATCCTGTCGTCGTCTCTGTTGAAGTTGTATATTCACGATAGTCTTCTTCTACATCTTCTTCAAGCAATTCACGAATGCTTAACGATAATCGTTTTTCTTGTTCGCTTACTGCAAGCACTTTTACTTTGACGATATCGCCTTCTTTTAGCACTTCATGTGGCGTGCCGATATGCTTTGTTGAAATTTGCGAAATATGAACGAGCCCTTCAACGCCCGGCAATACTTCAACGAATGCTCCAAATGGAGCTAAACG from Anoxybacillus gonensis includes these protein-coding regions:
- the der gene encoding ribosome biogenesis GTPase Der — its product is MTKPVVAIVGRPNVGKSTIFNRIVGERISIVEDIPGVTRDRIYSSAEWLNTTFNIIDTGGIDIGDEPLLTQIRQQAEIAIDEADVIIFMTNGRDGVTAADEEVAKILYRSNKPVVLAVNKIDNPDMRENIYDFYTLGFGEPIPISGTHGLGIGDLLDAVVAHFPKRETEQYDADVIKFCLIGRPNVGKSSLVNAILGEERVIVSDMAGTTRDAIDTTFKRDGQEYVIIDTAGMRKRGKVYESTEKYSVLRALKAIERSDVVLVVINAEEGIIEQDKKIAGYAHEAGRGVVIVVNKWDAIEKDEKTMNEFEKKIRDHFQFLDYAPIVFVSAKTKQRLHKLLPVIQMVSENHAMRVQTNVLNEVLMDAVAMNPTPTHNGQRLKIYYMTQVAVKPPTFVVFVNDPELMHFSYERFLENRIRDMFGFEGTPIKIIARPRN
- a CDS encoding capping complex subunit for YIEGIA: MTVEKMILAVITTSPHKVAGGVTFVCENDEEMQRIAANLEAILDGIAHALSDDLLIIVKH
- a CDS encoding YIEGIA family protein; translation: MNEYTYPILFGVTVGVLTRLYLLKTDYRQYPTYLHGKIIHIALGFIAAGLGTIAVPAIMEKEFAAITFLALAASQFRDVRNMERNTLNELDQYELVPRGKTYIEGIAIVFEGRNYLVIFASFLSTFAYLVWNIWLGIVAAAIAFIVARKLMSGSRLGDIVDVEYVKPHFKGAGLYVDNIYIMNIGLEARREEILRYGMGFILKPKNFNARSTIANLGQRQAILHDISTALGVYRDSGTPALVPLAKRDLDDGRVGIFILPQEKDVEKAKAIIRNVPTLENAIRMPTKSETNQAGRVLR
- a CDS encoding YpzI family protein, producing the protein MGKDRQEKKLKQSRRVESDRDPAKNFKGSTKTEQ
- the fni gene encoding type 2 isopentenyl-diphosphate Delta-isomerase, which codes for MERAKRKLQHIEYALSTGQRRLHGFEDITFVHNSLPNISTAHIDLQTKIGELSFRSPIFINAMTGGGGEETTKINEQLAYVANECGIAMAVGSQMAALKDERERQSFTIIRQVNKRGIVFANLGSEATVEQAKRAIDMIEANALQIHLNVVQELVMPEGDRNFCGALSRIEQIVSAVDVPVIVKEVGFGMSKETARQLENVGVCAVDVGGFGGTNFAQIENKRREKQLAYFNEWGITTTASIAEVAAEVQRIRIIGSGGVQNALDVAKCIALGASAVGMAGYMLRLLIEQGVEALIAEIHQLHEDLTLIMTALGTRTIADLQNVPLVVTGATYHWLRERGIETTRYSQR